CGATCTCCAGGGTGGTCTCGATATCGCGGTCCTCGTCGTGGCCCTGTCTGACGAACTTGTTCTCGAAGGCGTCGGCGAAGTCGAGGAACTTGCGGTCCCTCTCTGACAGCGATTCCTTTCCGACAATGGCCACCAGGCCCCTGAGGTCTCTGCCCTCAGCATAGGCGGCATAGCATTGGTCGGAAACGGCCTTGTGGTCCTCCCTGGTCAGACCCGGACCGATACCGGCGTTCATGAGCCTCGAAAGCGAGGCCCCCACGTTGATGGGGGGATATATGCCGGCACGGTGAAGGTCCTTGGACGTCACGATCTGACCCTCAGTGATGTAGCCGGTCAGGTCCGGGATGGGGTGGGTAATATCGTCACCGGGCATGGTCAGGATGGGAATCTGGGTGATGGAGCCCTTCTTCCCCTTGATCCTACCTGCACGCTCGTACAGGGTCGCAAGGTCGGTATACATGTACCCTGGGTAGCCACGGCGACCGGGCACCTCTTCACGGGCCGCACCGATCTGCCTGAGGGCCTCGCAGTAGTTGGTGATGTCGGTCAGGATGACCAGCACGTGCATGTCCAGCTCGAAGGCCAGATACTCGGCGGTGGTCAGCGCGAGCCTCGGAGTGATGATCCTTTCGATGGCCGGGTCGTCGGCCAGGTTCATGAATACGACCGCCCGCTTCAGCGCTCCGGTCCGCTCGAAGTCGGACATGAAGAACTGCGCCTCTTCGGCGGTGATGCCCATGGCGGCGAACACCACAGCGAACTCCTCG
This DNA window, taken from Methanomassiliicoccus sp., encodes the following:
- a CDS encoding ATP synthase subunit B; this translates as MSIVSKEYRTISQIAGPLVFVEKTEPVGYNELATVTMPDGTQKRGQVLDTSGKYVVIQVFEGTAGVERAAGVKFLGETMRMPVSRDMLGRILNGAGDPIDGGPAITPEERLDINGAAINPWARAEPKEFIQTGISTIDGMNTLVRGQKLPIFSGSGLPHNDIALQIARQAKVRGSDEEFAVVFAAMGITAEEAQFFMSDFERTGALKRAVVFMNLADDPAIERIITPRLALTTAEYLAFELDMHVLVILTDITNYCEALRQIGAAREEVPGRRGYPGYMYTDLATLYERAGRIKGKKGSITQIPILTMPGDDITHPIPDLTGYITEGQIVTSKDLHRAGIYPPINVGASLSRLMNAGIGPGLTREDHKAVSDQCYAAYAEGRDLRGLVAIVGKESLSERDRKFLDFADAFENKFVRQGHDEDRDIETTLEIAWELVAMLPENQLSRIDRKYIEKYHPAHRKSE